In Gammaproteobacteria bacterium, one DNA window encodes the following:
- the aceE gene encoding pyruvate dehydrogenase (acetyl-transferring), homodimeric type, which translates to MEQQPDIDPQETQEWLDALDSVIANAGGERAHFLLEKLIEKARRSGAYLPYSATTAYINTIPVGKEERSPGNNAIEHRIRSYVRWNAMAMVLRANKNTNVGGHIASFASAATLYDVGYNHFWHAPCETHGGDLVYLQGHSSPGAYAYAFLSGELSEAQLNNFRQETGGNGLSSYPHPWLMPNFWQFPTVSMGLGPLMAIYQARFMKYLGSRGLVNTEGRKIWAFMGDGEMDEPESLGAIPLASREKLDNLIFVVNCNLQRLDGPVRGNGKVIQELEGAFRGAGWNVIKVIWGSYWDPLLAKDTKGLLQKRMMECVDGQYQNFKARDGAYVREHFFGKYPELLEMVATMSDDDIWRLNRGGHDPHKVYAAYAAAAKHTGQPTVILAKTIKGYGMGEAGEAQNITHQQKKMGTTSLKAFRNRFGLDIPDDKIDEIPYLTFPEDSAEFKYMRERRVALGGTFHRRKTRAQALQVPSLSAFQALLKASGEGHESSTTMAFVRILNILVKDKQIGQHIVPIVADESRTFGMEGMFRQLGIWSSAGQLYTPQDADQLMYYKEDKHGQILQEGICEAGAMSSWIAAATAYSTHGIQMIPFFIFYSMFGFQRIGDLAWAAGDMRCRGFLLGGTAGRTTLNGEGLQHEDGHSHIVASTIPNCVSYDPAFAYELAIIIQDGLRRMYQEQEDVYYYITVMNENYAHPEMPVGAEKDILKGMYLFRAGDVAASEPRVQLLGAGTILREVIAAAEILQQEYGVSADVWSVTSFNELRREALAATRWNMLHPAQPARTSHVENCFKGREGPVVAATDFMKIYADQIREFVPGRYRVLGTDGFGRSDTRQKLRHFFEVDRFYITVAALKALSEEGKIGSQQVTQAIEKYGIDPEKNNPAIS; encoded by the coding sequence ATGGAACAGCAACCCGATATTGATCCGCAGGAAACGCAAGAATGGCTGGATGCGCTCGATTCGGTCATCGCCAATGCCGGCGGCGAACGCGCCCATTTTCTGCTGGAAAAACTGATAGAAAAGGCCCGCCGTTCCGGCGCTTACTTGCCTTACAGCGCCACGACGGCGTATATCAATACCATACCGGTGGGAAAAGAAGAACGCTCACCGGGTAATAATGCCATCGAACACCGCATTCGTTCGTACGTGCGCTGGAATGCCATGGCGATGGTGTTACGCGCCAACAAAAATACCAATGTCGGCGGACACATCGCCAGCTTCGCCTCAGCCGCAACACTTTACGACGTAGGTTACAATCATTTCTGGCACGCGCCCTGTGAAACGCATGGCGGCGATCTGGTTTACCTGCAGGGGCATTCTTCTCCAGGTGCTTACGCGTATGCATTTCTGTCCGGTGAATTGAGCGAAGCGCAGCTGAACAATTTCCGCCAAGAAACCGGCGGCAATGGTTTGTCCTCGTATCCGCATCCTTGGTTGATGCCTAATTTCTGGCAATTTCCCACGGTTTCGATGGGGTTGGGGCCGTTGATGGCGATTTATCAAGCCCGTTTCATGAAATATCTGGGCAGCCGCGGATTGGTCAATACCGAAGGTCGTAAAATCTGGGCCTTCATGGGCGACGGCGAGATGGACGAGCCCGAGTCGCTCGGCGCTATCCCACTGGCATCGCGCGAGAAACTGGATAATCTGATTTTTGTCGTCAATTGCAATCTGCAACGTCTGGATGGTCCGGTGCGCGGTAACGGCAAAGTCATCCAGGAACTCGAGGGCGCTTTTCGCGGCGCGGGCTGGAATGTCATCAAGGTGATCTGGGGTTCTTATTGGGATCCGCTCTTGGCGAAGGACACCAAGGGGTTATTGCAGAAACGCATGATGGAATGCGTGGATGGTCAATATCAAAACTTCAAGGCTAGAGACGGCGCTTACGTGCGCGAGCATTTTTTCGGCAAATACCCGGAACTGCTGGAAATGGTCGCTACGATGTCGGACGACGATATCTGGCGGTTAAACCGCGGCGGACATGATCCTCATAAAGTCTATGCGGCGTATGCGGCGGCGGCCAAACATACCGGACAGCCGACCGTGATTCTGGCCAAAACGATCAAAGGGTACGGCATGGGTGAAGCGGGTGAAGCGCAAAATATCACCCATCAGCAGAAAAAAATGGGAACGACCTCATTAAAAGCTTTCCGCAACCGCTTCGGTTTGGATATTCCCGACGACAAAATCGATGAGATTCCCTATCTGACTTTCCCCGAAGATTCAGCGGAATTTAAGTATATGCGGGAACGGCGGGTGGCGTTGGGTGGGACTTTTCACCGCCGTAAAACCCGTGCGCAAGCGTTGCAAGTGCCGTCGCTATCGGCATTTCAAGCGCTGCTGAAAGCCAGTGGCGAAGGACACGAATCGTCCACCACCATGGCGTTTGTACGGATTCTGAATATCCTGGTGAAAGATAAGCAAATCGGTCAGCATATCGTACCGATTGTCGCCGACGAATCGCGCACATTCGGTATGGAGGGTATGTTCCGGCAATTAGGTATCTGGTCGTCAGCCGGGCAGCTATATACGCCGCAAGACGCGGATCAACTGATGTATTACAAGGAAGACAAGCACGGCCAGATTCTGCAGGAAGGCATTTGCGAAGCAGGAGCCATGTCATCGTGGATAGCGGCAGCGACGGCCTATAGCACGCACGGCATCCAGATGATTCCGTTTTTTATTTTTTACTCCATGTTCGGCTTCCAGCGCATCGGCGATTTGGCATGGGCCGCCGGTGATATGCGCTGCCGCGGTTTTTTGCTGGGTGGAACGGCGGGGCGCACGACATTGAACGGCGAAGGATTGCAGCATGAAGACGGGCACAGTCACATTGTGGCGTCGACGATTCCCAATTGCGTTTCATACGATCCGGCGTTTGCGTATGAGCTGGCCATCATCATTCAGGACGGGTTGCGCCGCATGTATCAGGAGCAAGAAGATGTTTATTATTACATCACCGTGATGAATGAAAACTACGCGCACCCTGAAATGCCGGTTGGCGCTGAAAAAGATATTTTGAAGGGAATGTATTTGTTCAGAGCGGGGGATGTTGCTGCAAGCGAGCCCCGTGTGCAATTGCTTGGTGCCGGAACCATTCTGCGCGAAGTGATCGCAGCAGCCGAGATATTGCAACAGGAATATGGCGTGAGCGCCGATGTTTGGAGTGTGACCAGTTTCAACGAATTGAGGCGCGAAGCGCTGGCCGCTACCCGCTGGAATATGCTGCATCCGGCACAACCGGCAAGAACATCGCATGTGGAAAATTGTTTCAAAGGGCGTGAAGGTCCGGTAGTTGCCGCAACCGATTTTATGAAGATTTATGCCGATCAAATCCGTGAATTTGTGCCGGGGCGATACCGTGTGCTCGGCACTGACGGTTTCGGCCGTTCCGATACGCGCCAAAAGCTGCGCCATTTCTTTGAAGTGGATCGATTTTATATAACGGTTGCGGCACTCAA
- the folD gene encoding bifunctional methylenetetrahydrofolate dehydrogenase/methenyltetrahydrofolate cyclohydrolase FolD → MSAQIIDGKKLAESVRAEWKTRAEKLIQAGAKPGLAVIIVGDNAASSLYVRNKVKACSEIGIYSEVHSFQQNATQAEVLDCIQALNQNPHIHGILVQLPLPAHFENNRVITSIAIEKDVDGFHLYNVGALVTGNTIFSACTPFGVMVMLERNRIPIEGQHAVVIGRSNIVGKPMAFMLLEKGATVTICTSKTRNLAQFTRDADILVVATGKPRMVTAEMVKPGAVVIDVGINRLPDGKLCGDVDFDTVKEIAGFITPVPGGVGPMTITMLLCNTILAAERAQAGIPIR, encoded by the coding sequence ATGAGTGCTCAAATTATCGATGGCAAAAAATTGGCCGAATCGGTGCGTGCGGAATGGAAAACGCGCGCGGAAAAACTGATTCAAGCGGGCGCAAAACCGGGATTGGCGGTCATTATCGTCGGCGATAATGCAGCATCCAGTCTTTATGTCAGGAATAAAGTCAAAGCGTGCAGCGAGATTGGCATTTATTCCGAAGTGCATAGCTTTCAGCAAAATGCAACACAAGCTGAAGTATTGGATTGTATCCAAGCACTCAACCAGAATCCGCATATTCATGGCATCCTGGTTCAACTGCCGTTGCCAGCGCACTTTGAAAATAACCGCGTGATTACATCGATCGCTATTGAGAAAGACGTCGATGGTTTTCATTTGTATAACGTCGGCGCACTGGTTACCGGCAATACAATTTTCTCTGCGTGCACACCGTTTGGTGTTATGGTGATGCTGGAAAGAAACCGGATTCCGATTGAAGGGCAGCACGCGGTCGTGATCGGGCGCAGCAACATCGTAGGTAAACCGATGGCGTTCATGCTGCTGGAAAAAGGCGCAACGGTTACTATCTGTACCTCAAAAACGCGTAACCTAGCGCAATTTACCAGGGATGCGGATATTCTGGTCGTAGCGACCGGAAAACCGCGCATGGTGACTGCCGAAATGGTAAAACCCGGTGCTGTCGTCATTGACGTTGGCATTAATCGATTGCCGGATGGAAAGCTTTGCGGTGATGTCGATTTCGATACGGTCAAGGAAATTGCCGGTTTTATTACGCCCGTTCCGGGAGGCGTCGGTCCCATGACCATTACCATGTTGTTATGCAATACCATTCTGGCGGCGGAACGCGCCCAGGCCGGTATTCCAATAAGGTAA
- the metF gene encoding methylenetetrahydrofolate reductase [NAD(P)H] — MKSQKKFLPAFSFELFPPQTPEGVEKLRLTRQQLARFNPKFFSVTFGAGGSTRERTLETVLEIQAEGHVVAPHLSCIGSTQENIRAILEKYYQAGIRHIVALRGDLPSGMAQAGEFRYASELVAFIRQEYGASFHIDVAAYPEYHPQARSAQTDFENFKRKIETGASSAITQYFYNADAYFHFVESCESAGLNIPVVPGIMPINKFSQLVRFSDTCGAEIPRWIRKKLESYGDDSESIQAFGLDVVTELCERLLQAGAPGLHFYTLNSAKLTSTIWQRLSLQNQ; from the coding sequence ATGAAATCACAAAAAAAATTTCTTCCTGCTTTCAGCTTTGAGCTTTTTCCGCCGCAAACTCCGGAAGGTGTAGAAAAATTGCGTTTGACACGTCAACAACTGGCGCGCTTCAATCCTAAATTCTTTTCTGTGACTTTTGGCGCTGGCGGTTCGACACGCGAACGCACACTGGAAACTGTCCTGGAAATCCAGGCTGAAGGCCATGTCGTCGCGCCGCATCTTTCTTGCATCGGCTCTACGCAAGAGAATATTCGCGCTATTCTGGAAAAGTATTATCAAGCGGGAATCCGGCATATCGTGGCATTACGCGGTGATTTGCCTTCCGGCATGGCGCAAGCCGGCGAGTTTCGCTATGCCAGTGAACTGGTGGCGTTTATCCGGCAGGAGTACGGCGCTTCTTTCCATATCGATGTGGCGGCTTATCCGGAATATCATCCGCAAGCGCGATCCGCACAAACGGATTTTGAGAATTTCAAACGCAAAATCGAAACCGGTGCCAGTTCGGCGATTACTCAGTATTTCTATAACGCCGACGCGTATTTTCATTTTGTCGAGTCGTGTGAATCAGCCGGTTTGAATATTCCGGTTGTTCCCGGCATCATGCCGATCAATAAATTTTCACAGCTGGTGCGATTTTCCGATACTTGCGGCGCCGAGATTCCGCGCTGGATTCGTAAAAAACTGGAAAGCTACGGTGATGACAGCGAATCCATTCAGGCTTTCGGATTGGATGTTGTGACCGAGTTGTGTGAGCGGTTATTACAAGCAGGCGCGCCCGGATTGCATTTCTATACGCTCAACTCCGCCAAGCTTACCTCTACCATTTGGCAACGCCTTAGTCTTCAGAATCAATAA
- a CDS encoding adenosylhomocysteinase produces MNAVLSPNFNDYKVADIALAEWGRKEIAIAETEMPGLMALRKEYASQKPLAGARIAGSLHMTIQTAVLIETLVALGAEVRWASCNIFSTQDHAAAAIAARNIPVFAYKGESLEDYWEYAHRIFEWTAGGQSVGANMILDDGGDATLLLILGAKAEKNPAIIANPGNEEETALFASIKKKLASEPGWYSRNLARIRGVTEETTTGVHRLYEMQKSGELPFPAFNVNDSVTKSKFDNLYGCRESLVDGIKRATDVMIAGKIAVVCGYGDVGKGCAQSLRGLGATVWITEIDPICALQAAMEGYRVVTMDDACSQADIFVTATGNLRVITHDHMLNMKDQAIVCNIGHFDSEIDIASIQKYQWENIKPQVDHVIFPTGRRIIVLAQGRLVNLGCATGHPSFVMSSSFTNQVLAQMELWQNGANYQKNVYVLPKHLDEKVARLHVGKLGVKLTELTDEQAKYLGLNKNGPFKPEMYRY; encoded by the coding sequence ATGAACGCTGTGCTCAGCCCCAATTTTAACGACTACAAAGTTGCCGATATTGCATTGGCGGAATGGGGGCGTAAAGAAATCGCCATCGCGGAAACGGAAATGCCGGGTTTAATGGCATTACGTAAAGAATATGCCAGTCAGAAACCATTGGCGGGCGCACGTATTGCCGGTTCTTTGCATATGACGATTCAAACGGCTGTGCTGATTGAAACGCTGGTAGCCCTCGGTGCTGAAGTTCGCTGGGCTTCCTGCAATATATTTTCCACGCAGGATCATGCGGCTGCGGCAATTGCCGCCAGAAATATTCCGGTTTTTGCCTATAAAGGCGAATCACTCGAGGATTATTGGGAATACGCGCATAGAATTTTTGAATGGACCGCTGGCGGACAATCGGTTGGCGCCAATATGATTCTGGACGATGGCGGGGACGCAACTTTGTTGTTGATTCTGGGTGCAAAGGCCGAGAAAAATCCCGCGATTATTGCCAATCCGGGCAACGAAGAAGAAACCGCACTATTTGCTTCCATCAAAAAGAAATTGGCATCCGAACCCGGTTGGTATTCAAGAAATCTTGCTCGGATACGCGGTGTAACCGAAGAAACCACGACCGGGGTGCATCGTTTATATGAAATGCAAAAAAGTGGCGAGCTGCCGTTTCCCGCTTTCAACGTCAACGATTCCGTCACCAAATCAAAGTTTGATAATCTTTACGGTTGCAGGGAATCCCTGGTGGACGGCATCAAACGCGCGACCGATGTCATGATCGCCGGAAAAATCGCGGTGGTTTGCGGCTACGGCGATGTCGGTAAAGGATGCGCCCAATCGTTGCGCGGTCTGGGTGCTACGGTCTGGATCACGGAAATCGATCCCATTTGCGCCTTGCAGGCGGCGATGGAAGGTTATCGCGTGGTTACGATGGACGATGCATGCAGCCAGGCGGATATTTTCGTTACCGCAACTGGTAATCTACGCGTTATTACGCATGATCACATGTTGAACATGAAGGATCAGGCGATTGTTTGCAATATCGGCCACTTCGATTCCGAAATCGATATCGCTTCAATTCAAAAATACCAATGGGAAAATATCAAACCGCAAGTGGATCACGTCATATTCCCGACTGGACGCCGCATTATCGTGCTGGCGCAAGGCCGGCTGGTGAATTTGGGGTGTGCTACCGGACACCCTTCGTTTGTCATGTCCAGCTCGTTTACCAATCAAGTATTGGCGCAGATGGAGTTATGGCAGAACGGCGCGAACTATCAGAAGAATGTTTATGTTTTACCGAAACATTTGGATGAAAAAGTGGCGCGTCTGCACGTGGGCAAACTAGGTGTGAAACTTACCGAATTGACCGATGAGCAGGCAAAATACCTGGGTTTGAACAAAAACGGTCCATTCAAACCGGAAATGTACCGGTATTAA
- a CDS encoding methionine adenosyltransferase, whose translation MSEYLFTSESVSEGHPDKVADQISDAVLDAILSQDPNARVACETLCSTGLIVLSGEITTHASVDYNIIARETVKNIGYTSSNIGFDSTTCAVLTAFNKQSPDIAQGVNRSKEEEMDQGAGDQGLMFGYACDETPQLMPMPIFYAHRLVERQAELRKKGQLSWLRPDAKSQVSVRYQNGKPQQIETVVISTQHDPDISHAALTEAVIEEIIKPVLPSALISNRIQYLVNPTGRFVVGGPMGDCGLTGRKIIVDSYGGAAHHGGGAFSGKDPSKVDRSATYAGRYVAKNIVAAGIASKCEVQVAYAIGVARPVSLMVNTFGTGKIADEKIVQLIEKHFDLRPRGIIHTLNLLRPIYAKTAAYGHFGRELPEFTWEATDKAAQLRADAGL comes from the coding sequence ATGAGTGAATATCTTTTTACTTCCGAGTCTGTTTCTGAAGGGCATCCCGATAAGGTTGCCGATCAAATTTCCGATGCTGTGTTGGATGCAATCCTGAGTCAAGATCCTAACGCGCGGGTTGCGTGTGAAACATTGTGCAGTACCGGGTTGATTGTATTGTCGGGTGAAATAACGACACATGCATCTGTTGATTACAATATTATTGCGCGCGAAACCGTTAAGAACATCGGCTATACCAGTTCGAATATCGGTTTCGATTCGACTACTTGCGCGGTATTAACCGCATTCAACAAACAATCGCCGGATATTGCCCAGGGTGTCAATCGTTCCAAGGAAGAAGAGATGGATCAAGGGGCTGGTGACCAAGGTCTGATGTTCGGTTACGCGTGCGATGAAACGCCACAACTGATGCCCATGCCGATTTTTTATGCGCACCGTTTGGTCGAGCGGCAAGCGGAGTTGAGAAAGAAAGGTCAGCTATCTTGGCTGCGTCCCGATGCCAAATCGCAAGTTTCGGTGCGTTATCAGAATGGCAAACCGCAGCAAATTGAGACGGTTGTGATTTCCACACAGCATGATCCGGATATTTCGCATGCGGCATTGACCGAAGCGGTTATTGAAGAAATCATTAAACCGGTATTACCTTCCGCTCTGATCAGTAACCGTATTCAATATTTGGTCAATCCGACCGGGCGTTTTGTTGTCGGTGGTCCGATGGGTGATTGCGGCTTGACCGGCCGTAAAATCATTGTCGATAGCTACGGTGGTGCGGCACATCATGGCGGCGGCGCATTCTCGGGTAAAGATCCCTCCAAGGTGGATCGGTCGGCAACTTACGCCGGACGTTATGTGGCTAAAAATATCGTGGCAGCAGGAATTGCCAGCAAATGCGAAGTGCAGGTGGCTTATGCCATCGGTGTTGCACGCCCTGTTTCATTGATGGTCAATACATTCGGCACCGGCAAAATCGCCGATGAGAAAATTGTGCAATTGATCGAGAAACATTTTGATTTGCGCCCTCGCGGTATCATTCATACCCTCAACCTGTTGCGTCCCATTTATGCCAAAACCGCAGCCTACGGGCATTTTGGGCGCGAGCTTCCGGAGTTTACCTGGGAAGCTACCGATAAGGCCGCGCAATTGCGTGCGGATGCCGGTCTCTAA
- a CDS encoding undecaprenyl-phosphate glucose phosphotransferase: protein MTVNDLPIVAFFKHLLDPFIIWSMLILTAWLYDEDFTSYYLVLVIITFFISTYIYERILIYRNWRKGRLLAYVRDTVMGWLVIIAILVFLGYATKFHNQFSKQVLLTWFIVTPLMLIASHLIVRSIVAGLYNKGKLRLAIVIGANENSLSFIRHIAELPFLLISYQGFFDERSSSRIAGHFGSQAEEPVDLAAAVVRPDDFGSRLGGLDDVVPYIQKHNIEMVFISLPMSSQPRIQKLMDELPDTTSSIYFLPDIYIFDLMQARFEYIGDTPVVAMNESPFIGVDGVVKSISDFVLALLIIILLSPVMACIALAVKLTSPGPVIFKQRRYGLNGEEIIVYKFRSMTVTEDGANIQQARQNDQRLTKIGGFLRRTSLDELPQFFNVLEGKMSIVGPRPHAVAHNELYRKLIKGYMLRHMAKPGITGWAQVNGWRGETEVLEKMKARIEHDLYYLKNWSIWLDLWIIFKTVWIVFKKDNAY, encoded by the coding sequence ATGACAGTCAACGATTTACCCATCGTAGCCTTTTTCAAGCACTTGCTCGATCCTTTCATCATCTGGAGCATGCTGATTCTGACCGCCTGGTTGTACGATGAAGATTTCACTAGTTATTACCTGGTGCTGGTTATCATCACCTTTTTCATTTCCACCTATATTTACGAGCGCATTCTCATTTACCGCAATTGGCGCAAGGGGCGTTTGCTCGCTTATGTGCGCGATACGGTGATGGGCTGGCTGGTGATTATCGCCATTTTGGTATTTCTCGGTTACGCCACTAAATTTCACAATCAATTCTCCAAGCAAGTCTTGCTGACTTGGTTCATCGTCACACCGCTCATGCTGATTGCCAGCCATCTCATAGTGCGCAGCATCGTCGCCGGTTTATACAATAAAGGCAAATTGCGTTTGGCGATCGTGATCGGCGCCAATGAAAACAGTTTATCGTTCATCCGGCATATCGCCGAGCTGCCCTTTTTGCTGATCAGTTATCAGGGGTTCTTTGATGAGCGCAGCAGTTCGCGCATTGCCGGCCATTTCGGTTCGCAAGCGGAAGAGCCGGTTGATCTTGCCGCGGCTGTCGTCAGACCGGATGACTTCGGTTCGCGCTTGGGCGGATTGGACGATGTCGTGCCGTACATCCAGAAACATAATATCGAGATGGTCTTCATCAGTCTGCCGATGTCGTCGCAGCCGCGCATCCAGAAATTGATGGATGAGTTGCCGGATACCACGTCTTCGATCTATTTCCTGCCGGATATTTATATCTTCGATTTGATGCAAGCACGTTTCGAATACATCGGCGATACGCCGGTGGTAGCCATGAACGAGTCGCCTTTCATCGGCGTCGACGGCGTGGTGAAGAGTATCAGCGATTTTGTGCTGGCTTTGCTGATCATCATCTTGCTGTCGCCGGTGATGGCGTGCATCGCCTTGGCGGTAAAACTCACCTCGCCCGGCCCGGTGATCTTCAAGCAGCGCCGCTACGGTCTCAACGGTGAGGAAATCATCGTGTACAAGTTCCGCTCCATGACAGTCACCGAAGACGGCGCCAATATTCAGCAAGCCAGGCAAAACGATCAGCGCCTGACCAAAATCGGCGGCTTCCTGCGCCGCACGTCACTGGATGAATTGCCGCAGTTCTTCAATGTGCTGGAGGGCAAAATGAGCATCGTCGGCCCCCGTCCGCATGCAGTGGCGCATAACGAGCTCTACCGCAAACTGATCAAGGGTTACATGCTGCGCCATATGGCCAAACCCGGCATCACCGGCTGGGCACAGGTCAACGGCTGGCGCGGCGAAACCGAAGTGCTGGAAAAAATGAAAGCACGCATCGAGCACGACCTCTACTACCTCAAAAACTGGTCCATCTGGCTCGACCTCTGGATCATCTTCAAAACCGTTTGGATCGTCTTCAAAAAAGATAATGCTTATTAA
- a CDS encoding dienelactone hydrolase family protein, with translation MMTHSMDFLPVVEIETDDSPAYAIIWLHGLGADGNDFVPIVNELELSPGAAVRFIFPHAPERPVTINNGYVMRAWYDIYHADFNNHQDKSGIQDSQKAVDALIEKEMRRGIPSNRIVLAGFSQGGAMALQAGLRQPNPLAGIIALSCYLPLAESLAAEASGANAATPVFMAHGSYDPVVPLALAVESKEKLLTGGYSLEWHEYPMAHTVCGQEIADISGWLRRIMSAS, from the coding sequence ATGATGACTCATTCGATGGATTTTCTGCCGGTGGTGGAAATTGAAACAGACGATTCTCCGGCATATGCCATTATATGGCTGCACGGGCTGGGCGCCGATGGAAACGATTTCGTGCCGATCGTGAATGAACTGGAATTATCGCCCGGTGCGGCGGTACGGTTTATTTTTCCGCACGCGCCGGAACGCCCTGTCACGATCAATAACGGTTATGTCATGCGCGCCTGGTACGATATCTATCATGCCGATTTTAATAATCATCAGGATAAATCCGGCATTCAGGATTCGCAAAAAGCCGTAGATGCCTTGATTGAAAAGGAAATGCGGCGCGGTATTCCATCCAATCGCATCGTGCTCGCAGGATTTTCGCAGGGCGGCGCGATGGCGTTGCAAGCCGGGTTGCGGCAACCTAATCCGCTGGCTGGGATTATCGCCTTGTCCTGTTATTTACCCCTTGCAGAATCACTTGCAGCCGAAGCATCTGGCGCTAATGCCGCTACACCGGTATTCATGGCGCATGGCAGTTACGATCCGGTGGTGCCTTTGGCTTTGGCTGTGGAGTCAAAAGAAAAATTGCTGACTGGCGGCTATTCGCTGGAATGGCATGAATACCCGATGGCGCATACCGTCTGTGGACAGGAGATTGCCGATATCAGCGGCTGGTTGCGGCGCATCATGAGCGCATCTTAA
- a CDS encoding transglutaminase domain-containing protein, with translation MKRRDFIKLIGTSVLSFPVSSLMAKQLLSSDFSNWTSYRLTYQIDLPAKGNSARLWLPLPDTNDSAFQFTQGSNWSGNAAKASFATLGSSPFPVFKAEWQGKPKSGQRHVTVSCIVKTTHHSLDVSHDHATKNSALPHSIKNFLNPTHLKPTNGIVRETAHTILKGKHAASTVEQAKAIYDWVIANAQYDPNTRGRGQGDVKTMLEKSQLSGKCVDLNSLFVALAKAANIPARNQYGIRISESKLFDSIGQYGDISQSQHCRAEFFLAGRGWIPVNPADVLQASSLEKLALDDPKIMQLREKFFGTWEMNWLTFNHAEDLTLHPANAASKLPFFMHPYAEIDGKALDSLDHENFAYKITSGELVGTGAKF, from the coding sequence ATGAAACGCAGGGATTTTATAAAATTAATCGGCACAAGTGTACTCTCATTCCCCGTTTCATCCTTAATGGCCAAGCAACTGCTGTCATCGGACTTCAGCAACTGGACCAGCTACCGCTTAACCTATCAAATCGATCTCCCGGCCAAAGGCAATTCCGCACGTTTATGGCTGCCGCTGCCCGATACCAACGACTCCGCTTTTCAATTCACCCAAGGCAGTAACTGGAGCGGCAATGCCGCAAAAGCTTCGTTCGCCACGCTGGGATCCAGCCCTTTCCCGGTATTCAAAGCGGAGTGGCAAGGCAAACCGAAAAGCGGACAGCGTCACGTCACCGTCAGTTGCATCGTGAAAACCACGCACCATTCGCTGGATGTTTCACACGATCATGCCACCAAGAATTCCGCGCTACCGCACAGCATCAAGAATTTTTTGAATCCGACCCACTTAAAGCCGACCAATGGCATCGTGCGTGAAACCGCGCACACCATCCTGAAAGGAAAGCATGCCGCATCGACGGTGGAGCAAGCCAAAGCCATTTACGACTGGGTCATCGCTAATGCGCAATACGATCCGAACACGCGCGGACGCGGACAAGGTGATGTCAAGACTATGCTGGAGAAAAGTCAATTATCCGGTAAATGCGTCGACTTGAACTCGTTGTTCGTCGCACTGGCAAAAGCAGCCAATATTCCCGCACGCAACCAGTACGGCATCCGCATCAGCGAATCAAAATTGTTCGACAGTATCGGGCAATACGGCGACATCAGCCAATCACAACACTGCCGCGCGGAATTCTTTCTCGCCGGACGCGGCTGGATACCGGTCAACCCGGCCGATGTGCTGCAAGCATCAAGCTTGGAAAAGCTGGCGCTGGACGATCCGAAAATCATGCAACTGAGAGAAAAATTTTTCGGCACCTGGGAAATGAATTGGCTGACATTCAATCACGCTGAAGATTTGACATTGCATCCCGCCAACGCTGCCAGCAAGCTGCCTTTCTTCATGCATCCGTATGCGGAAATCGATGGAAAAGCGCTCGACAGCCTGGATCACGAAAACTTCGCCTACAAAATTACTTCCGGTGAGCTCGTCGGTACCGGTGCTAAGTTTTAA
- a CDS encoding PEP-CTERM sorting domain-containing protein, with the protein MISAVVGLTQGVVGSPLPPYSYGDGDFEVDAVMQAIPEPQTYAMFIAGLGLLGFVWQRKKLAA; encoded by the coding sequence ATGATCTCCGCTGTGGTCGGACTTACGCAAGGTGTCGTTGGCTCACCTTTACCTCCCTATTCTTATGGCGATGGTGACTTTGAGGTTGATGCCGTAATGCAAGCCATTCCCGAACCGCAAACCTACGCCATGTTCATAGCGGGCTTAGGCTTACTGGGTTTCGTGTGGCAGCGAAAAAAGCTGGCCGCTTAA